A single genomic interval of Agarivorans aestuarii harbors:
- the lpdA gene encoding dihydrolipoyl dehydrogenase → MSKEIKTQVVVLGAGPAGYSAAFRAADLGLETVIVERYATLGGVCLNVGCIPSKALLHVAKVIEEAKSLAEHGIVFGEPQTDINKIRTWKEKVIGQLTGGLDGMAKMRKVKVVQGLGKFTGANSLEVTGDDGEATTINFDNAIIAAGSRPVKLPFIPHNDPRVWDSTDALELKEVPGKLLVLGGGIIGLEMGTVYGALGSEIDVVEFADQLVPAADKDVVRAYTKKVKSKFNIMLETKVVAVESKTDGLYVTYEGKQAPHEPVRYDAVLVAVGRVPNGLGLDAEKAGIEVTERGFIEVDKQLRTNVPHIHAIGDIVGQPMLAHKGVHEGHVAAEVISGKKHFFDPKVIPSIAYTEPEMAWVGLTEKEAKAQGINYEASVFPWAASGRAIASDCPDGMTKMIFDKESGRVIGGAVVGTNGGELLGEIGLAIEMGCDAEDIALTIHAHPTLHESVGLAAEIFEGSITDLPNAKAKKKKK, encoded by the coding sequence ATGAGTAAGGAAATCAAGACCCAGGTGGTAGTACTGGGTGCAGGCCCTGCAGGTTATTCTGCTGCCTTCCGTGCTGCCGATTTAGGTTTGGAAACAGTAATTGTAGAACGCTACGCCACCCTCGGCGGAGTATGTTTGAATGTGGGGTGTATCCCATCAAAAGCTTTGTTGCACGTAGCTAAAGTGATTGAAGAAGCAAAATCACTGGCCGAGCACGGCATTGTGTTTGGTGAGCCACAAACCGACATTAATAAAATCCGTACCTGGAAAGAGAAAGTAATCGGTCAGTTGACTGGTGGCCTCGATGGTATGGCTAAAATGCGTAAAGTTAAAGTAGTCCAAGGCTTAGGTAAGTTTACCGGCGCTAACTCACTAGAAGTAACTGGTGATGACGGCGAAGCCACTACTATTAACTTTGACAACGCAATTATTGCAGCGGGTTCTCGCCCAGTTAAATTGCCATTTATTCCACACAATGACCCACGTGTATGGGATTCAACTGACGCGCTAGAGCTTAAAGAAGTTCCTGGTAAGTTGTTAGTATTAGGTGGCGGTATTATTGGCCTAGAAATGGGTACAGTATATGGCGCACTAGGCAGTGAGATTGACGTTGTAGAATTTGCTGACCAACTTGTACCAGCAGCTGATAAAGATGTAGTTCGCGCTTACACCAAAAAAGTGAAAAGCAAGTTCAACATCATGCTTGAAACCAAAGTGGTAGCGGTTGAGTCGAAAACAGACGGCTTATACGTAACTTACGAAGGTAAGCAAGCGCCACACGAGCCGGTTCGCTATGATGCAGTATTAGTTGCGGTAGGCCGTGTACCAAATGGTTTAGGTTTAGATGCTGAGAAAGCCGGCATTGAAGTCACCGAGCGTGGCTTTATTGAAGTAGACAAGCAACTACGTACTAACGTGCCACACATCCACGCTATTGGCGACATCGTAGGGCAACCTATGTTGGCACACAAAGGGGTGCATGAAGGTCACGTAGCTGCAGAGGTTATCTCTGGTAAGAAGCACTTCTTTGATCCTAAAGTGATCCCTTCGATTGCTTACACCGAGCCAGAGATGGCATGGGTAGGTTTAACCGAGAAAGAAGCTAAAGCGCAAGGCATTAACTATGAAGCCTCTGTGTTCCCCTGGGCTGCCTCGGGCCGTGCTATCGCCTCTGATTGCCCAGATGGCATGACTAAGATGATTTTTGATAAAGAATCTGGCCGTGTGATTGGTGGTGCTGTAGTGGGTACTAACGGCGGTGAATTGCTAGGTGAAATTGGTTTAGCGATTGAGATGGGTTGTGATGCAGAAGACATCGCGTTAACCATTCACGCTCACCCAACCTTGCATGAATCGGTTGGCTTGGCTGCAGAGATTTTTGAAGGAAGTATTACCGACCTTCCAAATGCGAAAGCCAAGAAAAAGAAAAAATAG
- a CDS encoding patatin-like phospholipase family protein, producing MPQLRKAVWFILLMLIATTAVARPKIGLALSGGGAKGAAHLGVIQLLEEHQIPVDYIAGTSMGAYFGAMLAMGYSAQEIEELTFSIYWESGFVDDVTRSELSLRSKKQQDDYQIALPIGANKDGMQIPKGAVQGQTMAEILRYATSNLEALESFDELAIPYRAVATDMAAMTTYILKRGDLAVAMQASMSVPGALRPVELDGKLLSDGGVVNNMPVDVLKEMGADIIIAVDIGARLKTQQELNSAVDVVDQLSVFLTRSGTERQIALLTSDDLLISPDVTGIDTADFASMPLAVERGRQAGEEPIAELAKRIHSADQNEVYLAYQQKVDQRRAKLKLHAEFVVSRIELNNNSGLSDEVILSRLQLNQGELLSKAQLEEKISQLYALGTFERVDYRISTEQGENVIHLDTQEKSWGPGYFDMKFGLQENFTDRTEANIGLGFTLTNLNQYGAEWRNEVEIGSIKRLFTEYYTPFTDNLKYAWLASAEYDKRSRRLYGLTEDFEYLEANFSDTTFRTQVSWNYKPWQEWGLGLAARHGDIELKGLSADASYWLYGPYFKFDYDTLNSWAFPTQGKMLDVGLTLYHEDVQGFSSVLAPSFEARWKVPFGWNKHHLNWFGEYGSTGSDFIVPTDAQDLGGFLRLSGFKYEQLSGRYKALTGLMYFYQLHYFQSPVLQAPVFVGGSLENGGVWNSSDDISYSSALWAGSIFAALDTSVLGPVVLAYGHNESEQTLYLFIGNDF from the coding sequence ATGCCACAATTGCGTAAAGCTGTTTGGTTTATTTTGCTCATGTTGATTGCCACTACGGCAGTTGCCCGTCCCAAAATAGGCTTGGCACTTAGTGGTGGAGGGGCAAAGGGCGCAGCGCATTTAGGGGTCATCCAGCTTCTCGAAGAGCATCAAATTCCGGTTGATTATATCGCTGGTACCAGCATGGGTGCATATTTTGGTGCCATGCTAGCCATGGGCTATAGTGCCCAAGAGATCGAAGAACTGACTTTTTCGATTTATTGGGAAAGTGGTTTTGTTGACGATGTGACTCGCAGCGAATTGTCTTTACGTAGCAAAAAACAGCAAGATGATTATCAAATTGCCTTGCCGATTGGGGCTAATAAAGATGGGATGCAGATTCCCAAAGGAGCGGTACAAGGCCAAACCATGGCCGAGATATTGCGTTATGCCACCAGTAACTTAGAAGCACTAGAAAGTTTTGATGAGTTGGCCATTCCTTATCGCGCAGTAGCTACCGATATGGCTGCTATGACCACGTATATTCTCAAGCGTGGCGACTTAGCTGTTGCTATGCAAGCGAGCATGTCGGTGCCGGGAGCACTGCGTCCGGTAGAGCTTGATGGTAAACTGCTTTCAGATGGTGGGGTGGTAAACAACATGCCTGTAGATGTGCTGAAAGAAATGGGCGCAGACATCATTATCGCGGTGGATATTGGCGCGCGACTTAAAACCCAGCAAGAGCTAAATAGCGCCGTTGATGTTGTAGACCAATTATCGGTGTTTCTTACCCGCTCAGGTACTGAGCGACAAATTGCTTTGCTAACATCAGATGATTTGCTTATTTCCCCCGATGTTACCGGCATCGATACTGCAGACTTTGCATCAATGCCTTTAGCAGTGGAGCGGGGCAGGCAGGCAGGTGAAGAGCCAATCGCTGAGCTGGCAAAACGTATTCATTCAGCCGATCAAAACGAAGTGTATTTGGCCTATCAACAAAAAGTTGATCAGCGCCGGGCAAAACTTAAGTTACATGCCGAGTTTGTGGTAAGCAGAATCGAATTGAATAACAACTCAGGCTTGAGTGATGAGGTTATTTTATCGCGGCTACAACTCAATCAAGGCGAGTTACTTTCTAAAGCACAGCTTGAGGAGAAAATAAGTCAGCTGTATGCCTTAGGCACTTTTGAGCGTGTTGATTATCGCATTAGCACTGAGCAAGGTGAAAATGTCATTCACTTAGATACGCAAGAAAAGAGCTGGGGGCCTGGCTACTTTGATATGAAGTTTGGTCTGCAAGAAAACTTTACCGATCGCACCGAAGCTAATATAGGTCTAGGTTTTACTTTAACTAATTTAAACCAATATGGCGCTGAGTGGCGAAACGAAGTCGAAATCGGTTCAATAAAACGTTTATTTACCGAATACTACACACCGTTTACCGATAACCTTAAATACGCTTGGTTAGCTTCGGCCGAGTACGATAAACGTAGCCGTCGTTTATACGGATTAACCGAAGACTTTGAATACCTAGAGGCAAACTTTAGTGATACTACTTTTCGCACTCAAGTATCGTGGAACTACAAACCTTGGCAGGAGTGGGGCTTAGGTCTCGCCGCAAGGCATGGTGACATTGAGTTAAAAGGGCTTAGCGCAGATGCTAGCTATTGGTTGTACGGGCCTTACTTTAAGTTTGATTATGATACCTTGAATAGTTGGGCTTTTCCGACCCAAGGGAAAATGTTGGATGTGGGCCTAACCCTTTATCATGAAGATGTTCAAGGATTCTCTAGTGTATTGGCACCTAGTTTTGAGGCTCGTTGGAAAGTGCCATTTGGCTGGAACAAACACCATCTAAATTGGTTTGGCGAATACGGTAGCACTGGTAGTGATTTTATTGTGCCAACGGATGCCCAAGATCTAGGGGGCTTTTTGCGGCTTTCGGGCTTTAAGTATGAACAGTTATCAGGTCGTTATAAGGCGCTAACCGGTCTAATGTACTTTTATCAGCTGCACTATTTTCAATCTCCAGTATTACAAGCGCCTGTTTTTGTCGGTGGTTCCTTAGAAAATGGCGGAGTATGGAATAGCTCTGATGACATTTCTTATAGCAGTGCGCTTTGGGCTGGCAGTATTTTTGCTGCTTTAGACACCAGTGTATTAGGGCCAGTGGTACTTGCCTATGGACACAACGAATCGGAACAAACTTTATATTTATTTATCGGCAATGACTTCTAA
- the acnB gene encoding bifunctional aconitate hydratase 2/2-methylisocitrate dehydratase, producing the protein MLESYRKHVEERAVEGIVPKPLDAEQTAGLVELLKAPPAGEEAFLLDLLANRIPPGVDEAAYVKAGFLAAVAAGEVSSPIVSTAYATELLGTMQGGYNIEPLISLLDNAELAPIAAKALSHTLLMFDSFHDVEEKAKAGNNFAQQVMQSWADAEWFLNRPELAEKSTLTVFKVTGETNTDDLSPAPDAWSRPDIPLHALAMLKNAREGIEPDQAGSIGPMKQVEALKEKGHPLVYVGDVVGTGSSRKSATNSVLWLMGDDIPYVPNKRGGGFCLGGKIAPIFFNTMEDAGALPIELDVEKLGMGDVIDIYPFTGEVKKSGTDEVISTFELKTDVLLDEVRAGGRIPLIIGRGLTDRARISLGLEPSEVFKRPQDVAASSKGFTLAQKMVGKACGVDGIRPGQYCEPKMTTVGSQDTTGPMTRDELKDLACLGFSADLTMQSFCHTAAYPKPVDVTTHHTLPDFIMNRGGVSLRPGDGVIHSWLNRMLLPDTVGTGGDSHTRFPIGISFPAGSGLVAFAAATGVMPLDMPESILVRFKGEMKPGITLRDLVHAIPYAAIQRGLLTVEKKGKKNIFSGRILEIEGLEELKVEQAFELSDASAERSAAGCTIKLGKAPIIEYLNSNIVMLKWMIAEGYGDRRTIERRITAMQEWIASPELMEADKDAEYKEIIEIDLADINEPVLCAPNDPDDARLLSEVAGQNIDEVFLGSCMTNIGHFRAAGKLLDKHTGSLPTRMWVAPPTRMDQKQLTEEGYYGIYGRVGARTEIPGCSLCMGNQARVADNSTVVSTSTRNFPNRLGTGANVYLASAELAAVSAILGKLPTPEEYLEYAKQIDATAADTYRYLNFDEITDYTKVADEVIIQAAV; encoded by the coding sequence GTGCTAGAAAGCTACCGCAAACACGTCGAAGAGCGTGCTGTTGAAGGTATTGTACCTAAACCCCTCGATGCTGAACAAACCGCAGGATTAGTAGAGTTATTAAAAGCTCCGCCAGCCGGTGAAGAAGCGTTTCTACTTGATTTGTTAGCAAACCGCATTCCACCTGGTGTAGATGAAGCCGCTTATGTAAAAGCCGGTTTTCTTGCTGCTGTAGCAGCTGGAGAAGTAAGCTCTCCTATTGTTTCTACCGCGTATGCCACAGAACTGTTGGGTACTATGCAAGGTGGTTACAATATTGAACCCCTCATTTCATTACTCGACAACGCTGAGTTAGCGCCTATTGCCGCTAAAGCCTTGTCACACACATTATTGATGTTTGATTCTTTTCACGACGTGGAAGAAAAAGCCAAAGCAGGCAATAACTTTGCACAACAAGTGATGCAAAGTTGGGCTGATGCAGAGTGGTTCTTAAACCGTCCTGAGCTTGCCGAAAAATCAACACTTACTGTTTTCAAAGTAACCGGTGAAACTAACACCGATGACTTATCTCCAGCACCAGATGCATGGTCTCGCCCAGACATTCCATTGCATGCATTAGCAATGCTAAAGAATGCCCGAGAAGGTATTGAACCGGATCAAGCGGGTTCAATTGGCCCAATGAAGCAAGTCGAAGCCCTGAAAGAGAAAGGCCATCCGCTAGTGTACGTGGGTGACGTTGTAGGTACCGGTTCTTCGCGTAAATCAGCTACTAACTCTGTGTTGTGGCTGATGGGTGATGATATTCCGTACGTACCAAACAAACGTGGCGGCGGCTTCTGTTTAGGCGGAAAAATCGCACCAATCTTCTTTAATACCATGGAAGATGCTGGCGCATTACCTATTGAGCTAGACGTAGAAAAACTTGGCATGGGCGATGTTATCGACATTTACCCATTCACTGGCGAAGTGAAAAAATCAGGTACTGATGAAGTTATCTCAACCTTTGAGCTAAAAACCGACGTATTGCTTGATGAAGTTCGCGCTGGTGGCCGTATACCTCTAATTATTGGCCGTGGTTTAACTGACCGTGCTCGTATCTCATTAGGCCTTGAGCCTTCAGAAGTATTTAAGCGTCCTCAAGACGTAGCTGCTTCATCTAAAGGTTTCACCCTTGCCCAGAAAATGGTGGGTAAAGCTTGTGGCGTAGACGGTATTCGCCCTGGCCAATACTGTGAGCCGAAGATGACGACAGTGGGCTCGCAAGATACTACTGGGCCAATGACCCGTGATGAGTTGAAAGATTTAGCCTGTTTGGGCTTCTCTGCTGACCTAACCATGCAGTCATTCTGTCATACCGCTGCTTACCCTAAACCAGTAGATGTGACTACTCACCACACACTTCCGGATTTCATCATGAACCGTGGCGGTGTATCACTGCGCCCAGGTGACGGTGTTATTCACTCTTGGTTAAACCGTATGCTATTGCCAGATACTGTGGGTACCGGTGGTGATTCACATACCCGTTTCCCAATTGGTATTTCCTTCCCAGCTGGTTCTGGCTTAGTGGCATTTGCTGCTGCAACGGGTGTAATGCCATTGGATATGCCAGAGTCAATTTTGGTTCGCTTTAAAGGTGAAATGAAGCCGGGTATTACCCTGCGTGACTTGGTGCATGCTATTCCGTATGCCGCCATTCAGCGTGGCCTATTAACGGTTGAGAAGAAAGGTAAGAAAAACATCTTCTCAGGTCGTATCTTAGAAATTGAAGGCTTAGAAGAGCTAAAAGTTGAGCAAGCGTTTGAATTGTCGGATGCTTCTGCTGAACGTAGTGCTGCAGGGTGTACCATCAAGCTTGGCAAAGCCCCAATCATTGAGTACTTAAACTCAAACATTGTGATGCTTAAGTGGATGATTGCTGAAGGTTATGGCGACCGTCGTACTATCGAACGTCGTATCACTGCTATGCAAGAGTGGATCGCTAGCCCTGAGTTAATGGAAGCGGATAAAGACGCAGAATACAAAGAGATCATTGAGATTGATTTGGCTGATATTAACGAGCCAGTATTGTGTGCGCCAAATGACCCAGATGATGCACGTTTGCTATCTGAAGTTGCCGGCCAGAACATTGATGAAGTGTTCTTAGGTTCGTGTATGACTAACATTGGTCACTTCCGTGCAGCAGGTAAATTGCTCGACAAGCATACTGGCTCATTGCCAACACGTATGTGGGTTGCTCCTCCTACTCGTATGGACCAAAAACAACTTACCGAAGAAGGTTATTATGGTATTTACGGTCGTGTTGGTGCACGCACCGAGATCCCTGGTTGTTCTTTGTGTATGGGTAACCAAGCACGTGTGGCAGATAACTCAACGGTAGTCTCTACTTCTACCCGTAACTTCCCTAACCGTTTAGGTACCGGCGCTAATGTTTACTTGGCTTCTGCTGAGCTAGCTGCTGTATCGGCAATTTTAGGTAAGTTACCTACTCCAGAGGAGTACCTTGAGTACGCTAAGCAAATTGATGCTACCGCAGCTGATACTTATCGTTACCTCAACTTCGATGAAATCACTGATTACACTAAAGTGGCTGATGAGGTGATTATTCAAGCCGCCGTGTAG